One Pseudomonas sp. MH9.2 DNA segment encodes these proteins:
- a CDS encoding MinD/ParA family protein, producing MNNMRPVQVIAVTSGKGGVGKTTVSINLSLALSKLGKRVVLLDADFGLSNIDCSLGLNPEVTLVDVVEGRCELRDILLRGPSGIRIIPAASGNQSMMNLTTTQHGGLIQAFSDLDDDIDVLVIDTASGIGDLVVNFVRAAREVLVVVCNEPASITNAYAFIRILNRDYSIVRFRILANMVRSQQEGINLFNTLTKMTDAYLDAALHYAGAVIYDECVVNALRRQRALSEISPRSKAALGFNALAQKVNRWPLESSPSGGVEFFIERLVDQSGVRALT from the coding sequence ATGAATAATATGCGCCCTGTACAGGTTATCGCCGTCACCAGTGGTAAAGGCGGTGTTGGCAAGACTACTGTTTCTATAAATTTGTCACTGGCGCTGTCCAAGCTCGGCAAGCGCGTAGTCTTACTGGATGCTGATTTTGGACTGTCAAATATTGACTGTTCGCTTGGTCTTAACCCCGAAGTCACTCTTGTCGACGTAGTCGAAGGTCGCTGTGAACTGCGTGACATATTGCTTCGAGGGCCTAGTGGAATTCGTATCATACCTGCTGCCTCAGGCAATCAGAGTATGATGAATCTAACGACCACGCAGCACGGTGGGCTGATCCAAGCCTTCAGCGACCTTGATGACGATATTGATGTGTTAGTGATTGACACCGCATCTGGAATAGGTGATCTAGTCGTTAACTTCGTCCGGGCAGCACGGGAGGTTCTGGTAGTTGTGTGCAACGAGCCAGCCTCTATCACGAACGCCTACGCATTTATAAGAATACTAAATAGGGACTATAGTATTGTTCGGTTTCGGATATTGGCTAATATGGTGCGGAGTCAGCAAGAAGGCATCAATCTATTCAATACATTAACCAAAATGACAGATGCCTATCTTGACGCGGCATTGCATTATGCTGGCGCTGTGATCTATGATGAATGCGTTGTTAATGCACTTAGGCGTCAGCGTGCGCTAAGTGAAATTTCCCCGCGTTCCAAAGCAGCCTTGGGATTCAATGCACTCGCACAAAAAGTTAATCGCTGGCCTTTAGAGAGCTCACCGAGTGGAGGGGTCGAGTTCTTTATTGAACGGTTAGTTGATCAGAGTGGCGTACGAGCTTTGACGTAA
- a CDS encoding IS3 family transposase, giving the protein MYSYEDRIRAVKLYIKLGKRTGATIRQLGYPTKNSLKSWHAEYERCLDLPRGCENSKSKYSLAQREKAVGHYLEYGRNIAATIKALGYPARDSLRAWIYEMHPELHTRVVGRSDGLARPPAVIALCTRKESAKALAQKLGVCRPTLYNWKKQLLGPEVSPSMKCRLEPSSSPEREELQRQLESLQLDVRRLQLEHDLLMRANELIKKETGINRQVLTNREKTLLADALRQRYSLLELLDALGLARSSYFYHRARMQVAEKYTEVRRAMADIFERNHRCYGYRRMRASLSRQRVRLSEKVVQRLMKQESLVVAKPKRRRYSSYLGEISPAPENLLNRDFTALAPNEKWLTDISEFQIPAGKVYLSPMIDYFDGKVISWSIGTRPDAELVNTMLDAAIETVASNDKRPVVHSDHGAHYRWPGWLSRIADAKLIRSMSRKGCSPDNAACEGFFGRLKTELFYPRNWQSTSIEQFIQALDSYIRRYNEKRIKISLGALSPIEYRESLGFAA; this is encoded by the coding sequence ATGTATTCATACGAAGACCGTATCCGAGCGGTCAAGCTCTACATCAAACTGGGCAAGCGAACCGGGGCAACTATTCGTCAGTTGGGCTACCCGACGAAGAACTCTTTGAAGAGCTGGCACGCAGAGTACGAGCGATGCCTCGACCTGCCGCGTGGCTGCGAGAACTCGAAGTCGAAGTACTCACTGGCCCAAAGGGAAAAGGCTGTCGGGCACTATCTCGAATACGGTCGCAACATCGCCGCTACCATCAAGGCGTTGGGCTACCCCGCGCGGGATTCGTTGCGTGCCTGGATTTACGAAATGCACCCCGAGTTGCATACGCGTGTTGTCGGTCGATCAGACGGGTTAGCCCGGCCGCCAGCGGTCATCGCGCTGTGCACGCGAAAAGAAAGTGCGAAAGCCCTGGCTCAAAAGCTGGGCGTGTGCAGGCCGACCTTGTACAACTGGAAAAAACAGCTACTCGGCCCAGAGGTATCCCCATCCATGAAGTGTCGACTTGAACCCTCATCGTCACCGGAACGAGAGGAGTTGCAGCGGCAACTCGAATCTCTCCAGCTCGATGTTCGCCGTTTGCAGCTTGAACATGACCTGTTGATGAGGGCGAATGAACTCATAAAAAAAGAGACGGGCATCAACCGGCAAGTCCTGACCAATCGGGAGAAGACATTGCTGGCTGATGCCCTTAGGCAGAGGTACTCCTTGCTAGAGCTGCTTGACGCGTTGGGCTTGGCCCGAAGTTCCTATTTCTATCATCGAGCCCGAATGCAGGTCGCGGAAAAGTACACCGAAGTGCGTCGTGCCATGGCGGACATATTCGAGCGCAATCATCGTTGCTATGGCTACCGTCGGATGCGAGCTTCGTTGAGCAGGCAGCGTGTGCGCCTTTCAGAGAAGGTGGTGCAGCGCTTGATGAAGCAGGAGAGCCTAGTCGTCGCCAAGCCGAAACGGCGTCGATACAGTTCCTACCTCGGGGAGATCAGTCCGGCGCCGGAAAACCTCCTCAACCGCGACTTCACGGCCCTAGCTCCGAATGAGAAATGGCTGACCGACATCTCGGAGTTCCAGATCCCGGCCGGCAAGGTGTACCTGTCCCCCATGATCGACTACTTCGATGGGAAGGTAATCAGTTGGTCGATCGGCACGCGTCCCGACGCCGAGCTTGTGAACACGATGCTGGATGCCGCTATCGAAACGGTGGCCAGCAACGATAAACGGCCTGTTGTTCACTCCGATCATGGCGCTCACTACCGCTGGCCCGGCTGGTTATCGCGCATCGCTGATGCGAAGCTGATTCGTTCGATGTCGCGCAAAGGCTGCTCACCAGACAACGCGGCTTGTGAAGGTTTCTTCGGCCGACTGAAAACGGAGCTGTTCTATCCTCGCAACTGGCAGTCAACGAGCATCGAGCAGTTCATTCAGGCCTTGGATTCATACATTCGCCGGTACAACGAAAAACGTATAAAGATTTCCCTCGGCGCGCTCAGTCCCATTGAGTATCGTGAAAGCCTAGGCTTCGCGGCATAA
- a CDS encoding GNAT family N-acetyltransferase gives MREISAEQTLTVINAVTWYDQGIAGVVAHAEGAGTHYGLFEGGVLISVMSVFIQSDRVQFRKLATLPSHQGQGLTERLLAYVMTELQRKKITTIWCNARKERVRHYQCLGMTSNGQVFSENGRDFVVMERVGQRTRGRRAPPSQSRSLLTSLGSTRLCHRGLGWRQF, from the coding sequence ATGCGAGAGATAAGCGCCGAGCAAACCCTGACGGTGATCAACGCGGTGACTTGGTATGACCAAGGTATTGCGGGTGTTGTGGCCCACGCTGAAGGCGCGGGCACACACTACGGTTTATTCGAGGGGGGTGTGCTGATCAGTGTGATGTCGGTGTTCATCCAGTCCGACAGAGTACAGTTCAGAAAGCTCGCCACCCTTCCAAGCCATCAAGGCCAGGGCTTGACCGAGAGATTGTTGGCTTATGTCATGACCGAGTTGCAGCGCAAAAAAATCACCACGATATGGTGCAACGCGAGGAAAGAGAGGGTACGTCATTACCAATGTTTGGGTATGACCAGTAATGGGCAAGTATTCAGCGAAAACGGCAGGGATTTTGTGGTGATGGAGCGTGTTGGTCAGAGGACACGCGGGCGTAGAGCGCCACCATCACAGTCTCGCTCATTGCTCACCTCGCTTGGCAGCACGAGGCTTTGTCACAGAGGGCTGGGATGGCGACAATTCTGA
- a CDS encoding undecaprenyl-phosphate glucose phosphotransferase, which yields MVHTRINRKLVAKGFTFWGQWTTAMSVVIALLFILAYYQTGAVNSQYRVLAALTLLGSVPCYSLLHVYHKKHHHLNGLCRLSLGWLVTLLGLASIGLLSNTSDLFSLEIIIVWSLLGLCVQILLYVPIHYLSGYYHRQLNRQHKTLIIGNNALALKLAGTLSKHEHLTLVGLVSLVPTELSGSIPTFVVSQLDELRALINSHGVRCLYIALSLSEVQRIEALYIDLLDLNVDVVWVPDLNSMTLLNHSVSELDGLPAIHLNESPLTSYPTAALSKALLDHGLALAALIVLSPLLLLIAIAVKLSSEGPVIFKQERHGWNGKIINVWKFRSMRLHDDQHVRQASRNDSRITAVGQFIRRTSLDELPQFFNVLQGHMALVGPRPHAIAHNDYYTGKIRAYMTRHRIKPGITGLAQISGCRGETETIDKMQKRVEIDLYYINNWSLWLDIKILMKTPLTLLSKNIY from the coding sequence TTGGTACACACTCGTATAAACCGAAAATTGGTAGCTAAGGGGTTCACATTCTGGGGGCAGTGGACCACTGCGATGTCCGTTGTCATTGCACTGTTGTTTATCCTTGCTTATTATCAAACGGGGGCCGTAAATTCTCAATACCGCGTACTTGCAGCCCTGACGCTGCTGGGGTCTGTGCCGTGCTATTCTCTGCTCCATGTGTATCATAAAAAACATCATCACTTAAATGGGTTATGCAGGCTTTCGCTGGGTTGGCTGGTTACGTTACTCGGTTTGGCAAGCATCGGTTTGCTGAGTAATACGAGTGACTTGTTTTCACTGGAAATCATAATAGTATGGTCGCTGCTGGGTTTGTGCGTGCAGATATTGCTATATGTTCCAATTCACTACCTATCCGGATATTACCATCGGCAATTAAATCGCCAGCATAAAACGTTGATCATAGGGAATAACGCGCTTGCATTAAAGTTGGCCGGCACGCTGTCTAAGCATGAGCACCTTACCTTGGTTGGTCTTGTTAGTTTGGTACCTACAGAGCTAAGTGGTTCGATACCCACCTTCGTAGTAAGCCAGCTAGATGAGTTGCGCGCACTAATAAATAGTCATGGTGTTCGGTGCTTGTATATTGCCCTTTCGTTAAGCGAAGTGCAGCGCATCGAGGCCTTGTATATTGATCTTCTTGATTTAAATGTTGACGTCGTCTGGGTTCCAGATCTGAACAGCATGACGCTCCTTAATCATTCGGTAAGCGAACTGGATGGCTTGCCTGCCATTCACCTCAATGAAAGCCCCCTGACCAGCTACCCGACGGCGGCCTTGAGTAAGGCTTTGTTGGATCATGGTTTAGCACTTGCTGCCCTTATCGTCCTGAGTCCACTCCTGTTACTGATTGCCATTGCCGTTAAACTGTCCTCTGAGGGGCCGGTTATTTTCAAGCAAGAGCGCCATGGCTGGAACGGAAAGATTATCAATGTTTGGAAATTTCGTTCAATGCGGCTACATGACGACCAGCATGTCCGACAGGCCAGCCGTAATGATTCACGCATTACAGCGGTGGGCCAATTTATACGGCGTACATCTCTCGATGAATTGCCTCAGTTTTTCAATGTTCTGCAAGGCCATATGGCGCTAGTTGGGCCACGTCCACATGCCATCGCCCACAATGACTACTATACTGGAAAAATTCGCGCCTACATGACACGCCACCGTATCAAGCCCGGTATTACCGGTCTGGCCCAGATCAGCGGTTGCAGGGGGGAAACTGAAACAATCGATAAAATGCAAAAGCGTGTCGAGATCGACCTGTATTACATCAACAACTGGTCATTATGGCTTGATATAAAAATTCTGATGAAGACCCCCCTCACCTTATTGTCGAAGAATATTTATTAG
- a CDS encoding DUF1302 domain-containing protein — MTTTIRPDTFPTRTLAIAIAVGMTAPAYAVSFDMGDIQGQFDSSLSLGASRGTSAINKSLVGINNGGKAFSATGDDGRLNFKRGDAFSKIFKGIHDLELKYGDTGVFVRGKYWYDFELEDGDRDFKSISNDHRDEGAKSSGGEILDAFVYHNYSITDLPGSVRAGKQVVSWGESTFIGNSINSINPIDVSAFRRPGAEIKEGLIPVNMLYLSQGVTDKLSVEGFYQLNWEKTVLDNCGTFFSSTDVAARGCNANNRVGSPAIAPLEPIANAVGLGFNVNSEGVEIPRGSDNDPRNAGQFGLVLRWQGDNTEYDAYYMNYHSRTPFISTRTASGVLAKAGALASGVCASQLLPANCLTNPGIPAAARAQLASATSSLLQSATLGNDSYFLEYPEDIHLYGLSFATTLPEGTAWSGEFSYRPNAPLQINPTDMTRATLNPLTGGTASPVASTEGAYNRGYNRKQIYQAQTTFTHFFDQVMGAERFTLVGEAAFTYVGGLESTDKMRYGRDPAYGSPDDPTQLAEYGTSGFVTASSWGYRMRGIWDYNNVFAGINLKPNVSWSQDVHGYGPNGLFNQGAKALSFGVDADYKNTYTANLSYTDFSGGEYNSLIDRDFLSLSFGVNF; from the coding sequence ATGACAACGACAATACGGCCTGACACGTTTCCTACGCGCACGCTGGCCATCGCGATAGCGGTAGGCATGACCGCACCGGCTTACGCGGTCAGTTTCGACATGGGAGACATTCAGGGCCAATTTGACTCATCACTGTCGTTGGGCGCCAGTCGGGGCACCTCGGCGATCAACAAGAGTTTGGTCGGTATCAATAACGGCGGCAAAGCATTCTCAGCAACTGGCGACGATGGCCGTCTGAACTTCAAGCGCGGCGACGCTTTTTCGAAAATATTCAAAGGCATCCACGACCTTGAACTCAAGTATGGCGATACCGGCGTCTTTGTTCGGGGCAAGTACTGGTACGACTTTGAGCTGGAGGACGGCGACCGCGATTTCAAATCCATCAGCAATGATCACCGTGATGAAGGTGCCAAGTCTTCCGGTGGGGAAATTCTCGATGCTTTTGTTTATCACAACTACAGCATCACCGATTTACCCGGCAGCGTGCGCGCCGGTAAGCAGGTGGTCAGTTGGGGCGAAAGTACCTTCATTGGCAACTCGATCAACAGTATCAACCCGATCGACGTCTCGGCGTTTCGGCGGCCGGGTGCGGAGATCAAGGAAGGCCTGATTCCGGTCAACATGCTGTACCTGTCTCAAGGGGTGACTGACAAGCTCAGCGTCGAAGGTTTTTATCAGCTGAATTGGGAAAAAACAGTCCTGGACAACTGCGGTACATTCTTCTCATCCACCGATGTCGCGGCACGGGGTTGTAACGCCAACAACCGTGTTGGCAGCCCAGCCATCGCGCCCCTTGAGCCGATCGCCAATGCGGTTGGACTGGGTTTCAACGTCAACAGTGAAGGCGTGGAGATCCCACGGGGCAGCGACAACGACCCGCGCAACGCCGGGCAGTTCGGTTTGGTCTTGCGCTGGCAGGGCGACAACACCGAGTACGACGCGTACTACATGAACTACCACAGCCGAACGCCGTTTATCTCCACGCGCACCGCGTCGGGTGTACTGGCCAAGGCGGGCGCATTGGCCAGCGGGGTCTGTGCCAGCCAACTGCTGCCGGCTAACTGCCTGACCAATCCTGGCATTCCGGCGGCGGCGCGTGCTCAGCTCGCCAGTGCTACCAGCTCATTGCTGCAAAGCGCGACGTTGGGCAATGACAGTTACTTCCTCGAATACCCTGAAGATATTCACCTGTACGGCCTGAGTTTCGCCACCACATTGCCCGAGGGCACGGCGTGGTCGGGTGAGTTCAGCTATCGGCCCAACGCACCCCTGCAAATCAACCCCACTGACATGACTCGCGCCACCCTGAACCCCTTGACCGGAGGCACGGCGTCACCTGTCGCCTCGACCGAAGGCGCTTACAACCGGGGTTATAACCGCAAGCAGATCTATCAGGCCCAGACCACGTTCACCCACTTCTTCGATCAAGTCATGGGCGCGGAGCGCTTCACGTTGGTAGGTGAGGCTGCGTTTACCTACGTCGGTGGTCTGGAGAGTACCGACAAAATGCGCTACGGCCGTGACCCTGCCTACGGCAGCCCGGATGATCCGACGCAATTGGCCGAGTACGGCACCAGCGGTTTTGTGACCGCCAGTTCGTGGGGATACCGGATGCGCGGGATCTGGGATTACAACAACGTGTTTGCGGGGATCAACCTCAAACCCAATGTGTCCTGGTCCCAAGATGTGCATGGCTATGGGCCGAACGGCCTGTTCAATCAGGGCGCCAAGGCCCTCAGTTTTGGTGTCGATGCCGATTACAAGAACACCTATACGGCCAACCTGTCTTACACCGATTTCTCCGGGGGTGAATACAACTCGCTCATCGATCGCGACTTTCTATCTCTCAGTTTCGGCGTGAATTTCTAA
- a CDS encoding group II intron reverse transcriptase, with protein sequence MPWGETVPGNAQPPFYPRVCSVVAGVISPVLANMTLDGLEAMLAKKLPNAKWTGRKMRVVRYADDFIITGCSKEWLENEVRPALVEFLAERGLVLSAEKTKITHIEDGFDFLGWNLRKYNGKLLIKPSKANISAHLAKLREVIKTNKAIKQVNLIRLLNPILRGWANYHSHVVAKKVFNQVDSEVWIMLWRWAVRRHPRKGTRWVKDRYFKVRGSRRWVFTTVEKSADGKVREYTLLKESDTPIVRHIKIKSAANSHDPHWDEYFEFRWGKKMLKSTKGRAKLYRVWRQQGGLCSVCHKPVTKDTPWHSRHIVKLADGGTDAAVNLEIYHLRCPRDQQYANVQEV encoded by the coding sequence ATGCCTTGGGGCGAAACTGTCCCTGGCAATGCGCAGCCCCCATTTTATCCGAGAGTTTGCTCTGTTGTTGCCGGCGTTATTTCTCCGGTGTTGGCCAACATGACCTTGGATGGTTTGGAAGCGATGCTGGCGAAGAAACTTCCCAATGCAAAGTGGACAGGCCGAAAGATGCGCGTGGTGCGTTATGCAGATGATTTCATCATCACTGGCTGTTCGAAAGAATGGCTGGAGAATGAAGTCAGGCCCGCTTTGGTTGAGTTTCTGGCAGAGCGTGGACTTGTCCTCTCTGCGGAAAAAACCAAAATAACGCACATAGAGGACGGGTTCGACTTCCTCGGATGGAACTTGCGCAAGTACAACGGAAAGCTCCTGATCAAGCCATCGAAAGCAAATATCAGCGCTCACCTAGCCAAGCTCCGGGAAGTGATCAAGACCAACAAGGCGATCAAACAGGTCAATTTGATCAGGCTGCTCAATCCGATTTTACGGGGATGGGCGAACTATCACAGCCACGTGGTCGCCAAGAAAGTCTTCAATCAGGTGGATAGCGAAGTCTGGATAATGCTCTGGCGCTGGGCGGTGAGACGACATCCGCGCAAAGGAACACGGTGGGTCAAGGACAGGTATTTTAAAGTCCGAGGATCGCGCCGCTGGGTGTTCACCACCGTTGAAAAATCCGCAGACGGTAAGGTAAGGGAATACACCTTACTGAAAGAATCGGATACGCCGATAGTGCGGCACATCAAGATCAAGTCTGCTGCCAACTCGCATGACCCCCATTGGGATGAGTATTTCGAGTTCCGATGGGGCAAGAAAATGCTCAAATCAACGAAGGGACGAGCGAAGCTTTATCGCGTCTGGCGACAGCAAGGCGGTCTATGTTCTGTTTGTCATAAGCCCGTTACCAAAGATACGCCGTGGCATAGTCGCCACATCGTAAAGTTGGCCGACGGGGGAACGGACGCCGCAGTCAATCTTGAGATCTATCACCTGCGTTGCCCCAGAGATCAGCAGTACGCCAATGTTCAAGAGGTATAG
- a CDS encoding DUF1329 domain-containing protein, whose translation MHLHTTIKMLSALTLVASSAMAAVPASEVAKLGTTLTPIGAEKAGNSDGSIPAWTGGLPLNAAPVTDGFVGDPFPNEKPLFTITAQNALQYKDKLTAGQLAMFQRYPQTYHLPIFVTHRTAALPQKIYDAAKISAAKTGLLEGGSGLSNFTDSRYYAFPIPQNGLEVIWNHITRYRGGSLKRSIVQATPQAGGDYQLVTFEDEVAMPESLPDLDPEMAKNILYLYKQKITSPARLAGGVSLVHETIDQVKVPRMAWVYNAGQRRVRRAPQIGYDSPGTAADGLRTSDNLDMFNGAPDRYDWKLIGKREVYIPYNNFRLASPKVKYADILKAGHINQDLTRYELHRIWEVEATLKPSDRNIYGKRRFYLDEDTWQIAESDLYDGRGQLWRVGEAQSYTQYDKQVPIYALEALCDLVAGRYIAIGMNNEEKNSVQYGLKTSANDFSPNALRSDGVR comes from the coding sequence ATGCACCTGCACACAACAATAAAAATGCTCAGCGCACTGACGCTGGTCGCCAGTAGCGCAATGGCTGCCGTTCCTGCCAGTGAAGTCGCAAAGCTGGGCACCACACTGACACCCATCGGCGCGGAAAAAGCCGGCAATTCCGATGGCAGCATTCCCGCCTGGACCGGTGGCTTGCCGCTCAACGCGGCGCCGGTCACCGACGGTTTTGTGGGCGATCCGTTTCCCAATGAAAAACCGCTGTTCACCATCACGGCGCAAAACGCCCTGCAATACAAAGACAAGCTTACCGCCGGCCAGTTGGCGATGTTTCAACGCTATCCGCAGACTTATCACCTGCCGATATTCGTGACCCATCGAACGGCTGCTCTACCCCAGAAAATCTATGATGCCGCCAAAATCAGTGCCGCCAAAACAGGGCTTCTCGAAGGTGGCAGTGGCCTCAGTAACTTCACGGACAGTCGCTATTACGCGTTCCCGATTCCGCAAAACGGACTTGAAGTGATCTGGAATCACATCACCCGTTATCGCGGTGGGTCCCTCAAACGCAGCATTGTGCAGGCAACGCCGCAAGCCGGCGGCGATTACCAATTGGTCACTTTTGAAGATGAAGTGGCAATGCCTGAAAGCCTTCCTGATCTTGATCCGGAAATGGCGAAAAACATCCTCTATCTCTATAAGCAAAAAATAACGTCCCCGGCGCGTCTGGCCGGAGGCGTTTCGCTGGTCCACGAAACCATCGACCAGGTGAAGGTGCCGCGTATGGCCTGGGTCTACAACGCTGGCCAGCGTCGGGTTCGTCGGGCGCCACAAATTGGTTATGACAGTCCAGGCACTGCCGCCGATGGCCTGCGAACTTCAGACAACCTCGATATGTTCAACGGCGCACCTGATCGATACGACTGGAAACTGATCGGCAAGCGAGAGGTTTACATCCCCTACAACAATTTTCGCCTGGCTTCGCCCAAGGTGAAGTACGCCGACATTCTCAAGGCAGGGCATATCAACCAGGACCTGACTCGTTACGAACTGCACCGGATATGGGAAGTGGAGGCGACCCTGAAACCGAGTGATCGCAACATCTATGGTAAGCGTCGCTTTTACCTGGATGAGGACACGTGGCAAATCGCCGAATCGGATCTTTACGACGGGCGTGGACAGTTGTGGCGTGTCGGCGAGGCTCAGTCGTACACCCAGTACGACAAGCAAGTGCCGATTTACGCGCTTGAGGCGTTGTGTGACTTGGTCGCCGGCCGCTATATCGCCATTGGCATGAACAACGAGGAAAAAAACTCGGTTCAGTATGGCTTAAAAACCTCGGCCAACGATTTTTCGCCCAACGCGCTGCGCAGCGATGGCGTTCGTTGA
- a CDS encoding NADP oxidoreductase, whose product MPLTSTMISVGCKIGSAADASRFGDIVLVAIPFSAYQDIDPTPLVGKVVLDANNYYPQRDGNVDALDTQSTTTSELVAKHLEGARIVKAFNAILERDIESGAQEAGTPGRRALPIAGDDKEAKQVVADLIDQLGFDVLDAGPLAEGWRFERARPAYCVSLTLDELKEALINAGTRVAEGSWREKS is encoded by the coding sequence GTGCCGCTGACCAGCACCATGATTTCGGTGGGATGCAAAATTGGTAGTGCCGCGGACGCATCCCGGTTCGGCGATATCGTGCTGGTTGCCATTCCGTTTTCTGCCTATCAAGACATCGATCCCACGCCGCTGGTAGGCAAAGTCGTGCTCGACGCCAACAACTATTACCCCCAGCGCGACGGCAACGTCGACGCACTCGACACCCAGTCCACTACCACCAGTGAGCTGGTTGCAAAACACTTGGAAGGAGCCCGGATCGTGAAGGCTTTCAACGCCATCCTTGAGCGCGATATCGAATCCGGTGCACAGGAGGCGGGCACGCCAGGACGCCGTGCGCTGCCGATTGCGGGGGACGATAAAGAGGCAAAACAGGTCGTCGCCGACCTCATTGACCAACTCGGTTTTGATGTTCTGGACGCAGGCCCTCTGGCCGAGGGTTGGCGTTTCGAACGCGCTCGCCCGGCATATTGTGTGTCGTTGACGCTGGATGAGCTCAAGGAGGCGCTGATCAATGCGGGCACCCGTGTAGCCGAAGGCTCGTGGCGTGAAAAAAGCTGA
- a CDS encoding DUF6392 family protein, with protein sequence MNAAMIDDLVKSLGRAYPELIASGMYLPGGPPKGIFEDSDTLSRSPEPGIELGFWASNQRFETLFISLQESFEGEPTYKGKLPYELKNRMNQGGIRSQYGEPFESRAPFKLPIRGMTGGSDTYRFPSIPKGTQAVFKYNAEMDVEMVVFRLSEKSHA encoded by the coding sequence ATGAACGCAGCAATGATTGATGACCTGGTGAAAAGTCTCGGACGCGCTTACCCCGAACTGATCGCATCCGGAATGTATCTTCCAGGCGGCCCGCCAAAAGGTATTTTTGAGGACAGCGACACCTTATCAAGGTCGCCTGAGCCGGGTATCGAGCTGGGATTCTGGGCCAGCAATCAACGGTTTGAAACTCTATTTATTAGCTTGCAGGAAAGCTTCGAAGGAGAGCCAACTTACAAAGGCAAGCTGCCCTACGAACTTAAAAACCGAATGAATCAGGGGGGAATACGATCCCAGTACGGAGAGCCTTTTGAATCAAGAGCACCTTTCAAGCTGCCCATTCGCGGCATGACAGGAGGGTCTGATACCTATCGTTTTCCGAGCATACCCAAAGGGACTCAGGCGGTTTTTAAATACAACGCCGAAATGGACGTGGAAATGGTGGTGTTCCGACTGAGCGAAAAATCACACGCCTAG
- a CDS encoding NAD(P)-dependent oxidoreductase, with translation MAILVTGGKGFIGASVIKNLVERGEEVVCLELKDSPGRLGDLASKIGMVVGDITDYDSIAATLSEYKIDRIAHMVFFSAQERGVSERPEQADQLYKQQMIMNTGTFHLFEAARLAGVKRVVFPSSVQYHGLEKPWTIPGPITEESPALPSTTYGIGKHLCEHLAHEYNRLLKTDIVSFRIPGVYGPGVKVGARGVNLIGTQGGMGLPVNFPYSSEQHIVLAHVDDIAEVFAKALLAPTLPHEVYQIGGRYVSFGELADIGRSLMPGMQISFNERAPAMPVPAIDSSRMERELDIQHRTLEDGYRELIALTRQENGLSALS, from the coding sequence ATGGCTATTTTGGTAACAGGTGGTAAGGGCTTTATTGGCGCCAGCGTCATCAAGAATCTGGTGGAACGGGGCGAGGAGGTGGTGTGTCTTGAGCTAAAGGATTCACCCGGCAGGCTGGGTGATCTCGCTAGCAAAATCGGTATGGTCGTCGGTGATATAACGGACTACGACTCGATTGCTGCCACGCTCAGTGAGTACAAGATTGATCGTATCGCGCACATGGTGTTTTTCTCGGCCCAAGAGCGCGGTGTCAGTGAACGGCCAGAGCAAGCCGATCAGTTATATAAGCAGCAAATGATCATGAATACCGGCACCTTTCATCTGTTTGAGGCGGCCAGGCTGGCGGGTGTCAAACGCGTCGTGTTCCCCAGTTCAGTGCAATACCATGGGCTGGAAAAACCGTGGACGATTCCTGGCCCCATCACCGAAGAATCACCGGCATTGCCTTCTACGACTTATGGGATCGGCAAGCACTTGTGTGAGCACCTGGCCCACGAATACAACCGTCTATTGAAGACAGACATCGTCAGTTTTCGTATTCCCGGTGTGTATGGACCGGGTGTCAAAGTGGGCGCGCGCGGGGTGAATCTGATAGGTACGCAGGGCGGCATGGGGTTACCAGTTAACTTCCCCTATTCATCTGAGCAACACATCGTACTGGCCCATGTCGATGACATTGCTGAAGTGTTTGCCAAGGCGTTATTGGCGCCGACGTTGCCGCATGAGGTTTACCAGATTGGTGGGCGTTATGTTTCGTTCGGGGAGCTTGCGGATATCGGCCGATCGCTGATGCCCGGGATGCAGATCAGCTTCAATGAACGCGCGCCTGCAATGCCGGTTCCCGCCATCGACAGCAGCCGCATGGAGCGCGAGCTGGATATCCAGCACCGAACGCTGGAGGACGGTTATCGAGAGTTGATAGCCCTAACGCGTCAAGAAAACGGTCTGTCTGCGCTTTCTTGA